From the genome of Corallococcus macrosporus DSM 14697:
CGTGGTTCGCCCGGGCGATGAGCACGGAGTTCATCAAGTCCGCGCCGGAGGCCGCCATCTGGGGCAGCGTGCGCCAGGCCAACTTCATGCACTGGCGGCCGGAGCTGGAGTGGTTGATTGAGGAGCGCGTGCGGCTGGCGAAGTCGCCCGAGTTCGACGCCTACGCCTACGCCAACGTGCGCACGGTGCGCGGCCTGTCCAACAACGACTTCGTGCGCGGCAACCTCCACCGCGTCACCGTGCCCACCGTCATCATCTACGGCACGGACGACCGGCTCATCCCCAGCCCCTTCCTCCACGGCGGCGAGACGCGCGGCATCATGGAGTACGGCGCGTCGCACATCCCGGGCGCGAAGCTGGTGGCCCTGGAGGGCTGCGGCCACACCGTGCAGTTGGACTGCCCGGAGCGCTTCAACGAGACGGCCTTCGCCTTCGTGCGTGACGCGACGGCGGGCCGCATCGAGGCGCCGGCCGCTCCCGCGGGGGAGGAGGCCCCGCGGCCGGAGTCTCCGGCCACGCCGTCGTCGGAGCCGCTGACGCCGGAGCCGCTGCCTCCGCCCACGCCGGGCCAGGAAGGCGAGCCGACGCCGGGCGTGCAGCCCCTGCCGTAGT
Proteins encoded in this window:
- a CDS encoding alpha/beta fold hydrolase; the encoded protein is MSTSRAFTALLLAAGLSSAGCVRSFAHQPALSFQDLDYTAEGTKQPWPVKRIPLPRTAAQYGMAVVPEMAYVDLPGGGPDAKTVVFIHGLGSYLKFWRAQLNAFQQQGYRVIAVDLPGYGKSDKPGTFPYTMEAMADAVLELVDTLKLDKPVLAGHSMGGQTSLSYAIRYPQSLSALVLASPAGFEKFSWKEKAWFARAMSTEFIKSAPEAAIWGSVRQANFMHWRPELEWLIEERVRLAKSPEFDAYAYANVRTVRGLSNNDFVRGNLHRVTVPTVIIYGTDDRLIPSPFLHGGETRGIMEYGASHIPGAKLVALEGCGHTVQLDCPERFNETAFAFVRDATAGRIEAPAAPAGEEAPRPESPATPSSEPLTPEPLPPPTPGQEGEPTPGVQPLP